ACCTGGACTTCGCGAAGGCGATGGGCCTGCCGGTCCGCGTCGTCGTGGACACCGGTGGTGAAGACCCGGCGGAGACGGGGATCGCCACGAGCGGCGACGGGCGGCTGGTGAACAGCGGCCCGTACGACGGCCTGACGAAGGACGAGGCCATCGAGCGCATCACGTCCGACCTGGCTGCGCGCAGCGAAGGCAGGTCGGCAGTCAACTACCGGCTGCGCGACTGGCTGGTGTCGCGGCAGCGGTACTGGGGCCCGCCGGTGCCGATCGTCCACTGCCCCTCCTGCGGCGAGGTCGGCGTGCCCGACGACGCGCTGCCGGTCGAGCTGCCGCCGTCGAGCGAGGTCGACTTCGCGCCGAAGGGCGAGTCGCCGCTGGCGTCCGCCACGTCCTGGCGTGACGTGCCGTGCCCGTCCTGCGGCGGCCCGGCGCAGCGCGACGCCGACACCATGGACACGTTCGTCGACTCGTCCTGGTACTTCCTGCGCTACTGCTCCCCGCGCTACGAGGACGGCCCGTGGGACCCGGCGGCGGTCGCGCGCTGGGCGCCGGTCGACAACTACGTCGGCGGCGTGACGCACGCGATCCTGCACCTGCTGTACGCGCGGTTCGTCACCAAGGCGCTGTACGACATGGGGCTGGTGACGTTCACCGAGCCGTTCAAGGCCCTGCTGAACCAGGGCATGGTCGTCATGAACGGCTCGGCCATGAGCAAGTCCCGCGGCAACCTGGTGTCGCTCCAGTCCGAGCTGGCCGCGCACGGCGTCGACGCCGTCCGCACCACGATGATCTTCGCCGGCCCGCCGGAGGACGACATCGACTGGGCCGACGTCTCGCCCGCCGGCGTGGGCAAGTGGCTGGCCCGCGTCTGGCGCCTGGCCGGCGAGGTCGGCTCGGCGCCGACCGCGTCGCCCGACGACGACGGGCTGCGGCGCGTGACGCACCAGACCGTCGGCGCGCTGACCCAGCTCGTCGAGGGCGGGCGCTTCAACGTCGGCGTCGCCCGGCTGATGGAGCTGACGAACGCGCTGCGGCGTTCCGTCGACGGGTCCGGCGTCACGCCCGCGGCCCGCGAGGCGGCGAAGGCGCTGGCGGTGATGCTGTCGCTGTTCGCGCCGTACACCGCCGAGGAGGCGTGGGAACGCCTGGGCGGCAAGGGCTCCGTGCAGACGCAGCCGTGGCCGGCGTTCGACGCGGCGCTGGCGGCCGAGGAGACGGTGACCTGCGTCGTGCAGGTCAACGGCAAGGTGCGCGAGCGGCTGACCGTGCCGCCGGACGTGGACGAGGAGGCGCTGCGGTCGATGGCGCTGGCGACCGACGCCGTCGTCAAGGCGCTGGCCGGCGGCTCGCCGCGGACCGTCGTCGTCCGGCCGCCGAAGCTCGTCAACGTCGTCGTCTAGTGGTCGCCGTCGTCACCGACTCCACGGCGTACCTGCCGGCGGGGCTGGCCGAGTCGCACGGGATCGCGGTCGTGCCGCTGACCGTGACGATGGGGGAGCGGACCGGGCGGGAGGGCGTCGACCTGACGCCCGCGGAGTTCGCGGCGTGGATCGCCCGGCCCGGGCGGCGGGCGACGACGTCGCAGCCGTCGCCGGCGGCGTTCCTCGACGCGTTCGCGGCGTGCGGCTCGGACGAGGTCGTCGCCGTGCACCTGTCCGGCGCGCTCTCCGGCACCGTCGGCGCGGCCGACGCGGCCGGGCGCGTCTCCGGCCTGTCGGTGCGGGTCGTGGACTCGCGGCAGACCGGCATGGGGCTCGGCTTCGCGGCGCTCGCCGCGGCGTCGGCGGCCGCGGCCGGCGGCTCTCTGGATGCCGTCGCGTCGGCCGCCGCCGAGGCCGCCGCGCGGACCCGGACGTTCTTCTACGTCGACACGCTCGAGCACCTGCGCCGCGGCGGGCGGATCGGCGCCGCCGCCGCGCTCGTCGGCACCGCGCTGTCGGTGAAGCCGTTGCTGCACATCGCCGACGGCGCCATCGCGCCGTTGGAGAAGGTGCGGACCGCGGCCAAGGCGATCGCCCGGCTCGAGGAGCTGGCCGTGGCCGAGGCCGGCTCCGGGCCGTGCTGCGTCGCCGTCCACCACCTCGCCTCCGCCGACCGCGCGACCGCGCTGCTCGACCGGCTGCGGTCGCGCCTGCCGACGCTGCGCGAGTCGTACCTCTCCGAGGTCGGCGCGGTCGTCGGCGCGCACACCGGCCCCGGGATGCTCGCGGTCGTGGTGCACCGGCCGTGACGCTGCTGCTCGCCGTCGTCGCCGGGTACCTGCTCGGCGCCGTGTCGCCCGCGACGCTGCTCGCCCGCCGCGCCGGCGCCGACCTGCGCGCCTCCGGCTCCGGCAACCCCGGCGCCACCAACGTCGGCCGCCTCCTCGGCCCGCGCGCCGGCGTCCTCGTCGCCGTCCTCGACGTCCTCAAGGGGCTGCTGCCCGCGGCGGCGTTCGGGCTGCTGGCGCACGAGGCCGGGCTGCTCGCCGGGCTGGCGGCGATGCTCGGGCACGTCACGTCGCCGTTCCTGCGCGGGCGCGGCGGCAAGGGCGTCGCCACCGCCGCCGGCGCCGTCCTCGGCTCGCACCCGGCGTGGGCGCCGTTGGTGCTGCTCGTCTGGCTCGTCGTCACCGGCCTCTCCCGCTGGGTCGCGCTCGGCTCCGTCGCGGCCGTGGCGGGCCTGGTCGTGTGCGCGGTGGCGTTCCGCGCGCCGGGCGCGGACGTTGCGTGGGCGGCCGCGATCGCGCTCGTCGTCCTCACCAGACACAGGCGGAACTTCTTCTCCACAGATCGCTCCCGCGCCCGCCGCGAGGCCGACCCGGCGCCCTAACGTCGGGTGGCATGTCGCTCCGTCCTCCCGACGCCGTCCGCGCGCGCCTGGCCGCGCTCGTCACGCCTGCGCCGCCGCCGGAGCCGGCCGAGCCGGTCGAGCCCGTTGGCTCGCTGCGTGGCGGGCGGTTCGACCCCGGGCCGCGCGGTGCCGCCGCGCTCGCGCTCGTCGCGGTGCTCGCGGTCGCGGTGACGGCGTTCGTCGTCTGGCGCGGCCGCCCGCGCGCGGTCTCCGCGCCGCCGCCGCCGGCCGTCGCGGTCTCGACGGTCGCGCCAGCCATGCTCGTCGTGGACGTGACCGGCGCCGTACGCCGCCCCGGCCTGGTCCGCGTCCCCGCCGGCTCGCGCGTCGCCGACGCGCTCGCCGCGGCCGGTGGCGTCCGCCCCGGCGCCGCCACCACCGGCCTCAACCTCGCCCGGAAGGTCGTCGACGGCGAGCAGCTCGTCGTGGGCGGACCCGCCTCGCCGGGCGCGCCGGCTGCCGCCGCGTCCGGCGGGCTGGTCAACCTCAACACCGCCACCGCCGACGACCTCGACGCCCTCCCCGGCGTCGGCCCGGTGCTCGCGCAGCGCATCGTGGAGTGGCGGACGCAGCACGGGTCGTTCGCCAGCGTCGACCAGCTCCGCGAGGTGAGCGGTATCGGGGCGCGCAAGCTCGCGTCGTTGCGCGACCTCGTGGCCGTCTGATCCACAGGCTTTTCTCGTCGTCCACAGATCCGCTGCGGCCCCTGCCCGCGGCCGTGGCGCGTCCCTAGCGTCGGCTCCGTGCCGAACGACCCGTCCCCGCCGTCCCCGCCGTCTGGCGGCCCGCCGCGTCCCGCGCCGCCGCCTGTCGCCCCGCTGCGCGGGGCCGCGCCTCCGCCCGCCGCCTCGCCGCGCGGGGCCGCGTCCCCGCCTGCCGGACCGCCGCGTCCCGCGCCGCGCGCCGACCTGCGGCTGGCCGTCCCCGCGCTCGGCGCGTGGCTCGCCGCCGCGCTCGCCGCCGTCCACCCGCGCCTCACCGTCGCGACGCTCGCCCTCGTCACGCTGGCCTACGCCACCGTCCTGCTCCGCCGCGTTCCGCGCCGCCACGCCGCGCTCGGCGCCGCCGCGCTCGCCTGCGCCGCCGCCGCGACCCTCGCCACCACCGCTCGCAACGCCACCCGCGACGGCCCGCTAGCTGCCCTCGCCCGCGACCGCGCCGTCGTCACCCTCGACCTCGCCGTCACCGCCGACCCGCGCCCGCTCACCGGCCGCGTCGTCGGCGCCCAGCGCGTCGCCGACACCACCCTCGTGCTCGCTCGCGCCGAACGCGTCCGGCGCGGCCCCGCCACGCTCGCGCTGCGCCGCCCGGTCACCGTGTTCGCCCCGCCCGCCGGGTGGGCCGCCCGCCTCCCCGGCGAACGCCTCCGCGTTACCGGCCGCCTCCGCCCCTCCCTCGACCGCGACGCCGGCCCGGTGTTCGAGCCGTTCGGCCGGCCCGTCCGCCTGCGCGCGCCGTCGCTCGCCGCCCGCACCGCCGGGCGCCTGCGCGCCGGTCTCCGCGACGCCGCCGCCGTGCTGCCCGCCGAGCCGCGCGGGCTGCTGCCCGGCCTCGTCGTCGGCGACACCACCCGGCTCGACCCCGCGCTGCGCGAGGACTTCCGCCGCACCGGCCTCACCCACGTCGTCGCCGTCTCCGGCCAGAACGTCGCCATCCTGCTGGCCGCCGTCCTCCTCGCCGCCCGCCGGATCGGCGTCGGTCCCCGCACCGCGGCGGTCGCCGGCGCGGCCGCGCTCGCGTTCTTCGTCGTGCTCGCCCGGCCGTCGCCGTCGGTGCTCCGCGCCGCCGCCATGGGCGGCCTCGGCCTCGCCGCCACCGTCACCGGCCGCGAACGCGCCGCCGTCCGCCTGCTCGCCGCCGCCGTGCTGTTCCTCGTGCTGCTCGACCCCGCGCTCGCGCGCTCGCTCGGGTTCGCGCTCTCCACCGCCGCCACCGCCGGGCTGCTGCTCCTCGGGCCCCCGTGGCGTGCCCGCCTCGCGCGCCGGCTGCCCGGCTGGCTGGCCGACGCCGTCGCCACGCCGCTCGCCGCGCAGGTGGCGTGCGCGCCGGTGCTCGCGGCGGCGTTCGGGCGGGTCAGCCTCGTCGCCGTCCCCGTCAACGTCGCCGCCGCGCCCGCCGTCGCCCCCGCCACCGTCGCGGGCGTCGCGGCCGCCGCGCTCGCGCCGTTGAGCCCGGCGCTCGCCCGGCTCGCCGCCCGTGCCGGCGGCATCCCCGCCGCGTGGCTGGTCCGCGTCGCGCACACCGGCTCCCGGCTGCCCGCCGCGCAGCTCGGCGTCCCCACCGGCCTGACCGGCGCCGCCCTCACCGTCGCCGCGCTCGCCGCCCTCGCCGCGCTGCTCCGCCGCCCGCGCACCCGCCGCCTCGTCGCCACCGTCGCGGCCGCCGTCACCGTCGCCGGCGGCGCCGCCTGGACCCTCTCGCCCGGCTGGCCGCCGGCCGGCTGGCGGTTCGTCGCCTGCGACGTCGGCCAGGGCGACGCGCTCGTCGTCCGCACCACGGCCGGCGCCGTGCTGGTCGACGCCGGCCCCGACCCGGTCGCCGTCGACCGCTGCCTCCGCGACCTCGGCGTCGCGCGGTTCGCTGCGGTCGTGCTCACCCACTTCCACGCCGACCACGTCGAGGGGCTGCCCGGCGCGCTGCGCGGCCGCCGCACCCCGACCGTCGCGGTCGGCCCGCTCGCCGAGCCCGCCGACGAACGCGCCCGCGTCGCCACCTGGACCGCCGCCCGCCGCGTGCCGGTCCGCGTCGCCGCGCTGGGCGAACGCTGGCGCGCCGGCGATGCGGCGTTCGACGTGCTCGGCCCGGAGGCGCCGTTCCACGGCACCGCCTCCGACCCCAACAACAGTTCGCTCGTGCTGCGCGTCACGCTGACCGGCCTCGTGCTGCTGCTCACCGGCGACGTCGAGGAGCCGGCCCAGCTCGCGCTCCTCGCCCGCGGCCCGGTCGGCCACGCCGACGTCCTCAAGGTGCCGCACCACGGCTCCGCCCGGCAGACCGCCGAGTTCCTCGACGCGACCGGTGCCGCCGCCGCCGTCGTCAGCGTCGGCCGCGGCAACCCCTACGGCCACCCCGCCGCCGCCACCCTCGGCGCGCTCGCCGGCAACGGCATGCGCACGTTCCGCACCGACCGCGACGGCGACGTGGCGGTCACCGGCCGCACCGGCCGGGTCCGCGTCACCGGACGCCGCGGCCGCGGGCTACCGCCCCGCCGCGACCCGCGCGCGATGGCGTTCGCCGCCGCCGTCGAACGCCGCCGCGCCACCGCGCCCGCCCTCTGGTGCCCGGTCCCGCCGTCCTCCGCGCCGGGCCGGCCCGGCACCGCGCGACCGCCGTCCCCAGGTCCGGCCGCCCGCGCCCCGCCGCGCCACCCGCCGTGGCACCATGACGGCGTGCCCGCCACGACCGCGCTCGCCCCGGTGACGCTCGTGCACGGCGACGAGGAGCTCCTCGTCAGCCGCGCCGTCGCCGCCGTTGTCGCGGCCGCCCGGGCACGCGACCCCCAGGTGGACGTGCGCGACCTCCCGGCGGCCGCCGCCGACGCCGCGACCCTGTCCGACCTCCAGACGCCGTCGCTGTTCGGCGAGCTCCGGCTGCTCGTGCTCCGAGGCGTCCAGGACTGCGCCGACGAGGTCCGCGACGCGCTGCTGCCGCTCGTGCAGCAGCCGGCCGAGGACGCGGTGCTCGTGCTCGTGCACGCCGGCGGCGTGAAGGCGAAGAAGTTCGCCGACGCGGTCAAGGCGGCCGGCGCGCAGGTCGTGCCGTGCGCCAAGGTCGACAAGCTCGGCGACCGGCTGGCGTTCGTGCAGGCGGAGTTCGACGCCGCGCGCGTCGAGGTCACCGCCGGCGCCTGCCGCGCGATCGTCGACGCCGTTGGCGGCGACCTGCGCGAGCTCGCCGGCGCCTGCGGCCAGCTCGTCGCCGACACCGTCGGCACCGTGGACGAACGCGCCGTCGCGCGGTTCTTCCGCGGCCGCGCCGACGCGAGCGGCTTCGCCGTGGCCGACCGGGCGCTGGAGGGCGACGTGCCGGGCTCGCTCGTGGAGCTGCGGCAGGCGTTGGCCGCGGGTGTCGACCCGGTGCTCGTCGTCGCCGCGCTCGCGCGCCAGCTCCGGACCGTCGCCAAGGTCGCCTCCGCCGGTCGCGGGCGCGCCGACGCGGTCGCCAAGGACCTGAAGCTCGCGCCGTGGATGGTCGACAAGGCCCGCCGCCAGAGCCGCGGCTGGGCCCCCGACTCGCTCGCCGCCGCGCACGCCGCCGTCGCCGCCGCCGACGGCGAGGTCAAGGGCGGCGGCACCGACCCCCAGTTCGCCGTCGAACGCGCGGTCCTCGCCGTCGCGTCCTCCTGTGGGATGGCCCGATGAGCACCGACACCACCGACGACACCACGCCCCGCACCGTGGTGCGCATCGACACCAGCGACCCGTACGCGCTGCCGGAGGTCGAGGAGGGCGAGCCGGTCGGCTTCGGCGACCGGCTCCGCGACGCGCTCGCGTCCGGCAACGACAGCAACCCGCTCTACCCGCGCCTGCTCCGGCTCCGGCACGTCCACCCGAACGGCTGGCAGCGCGCGCTGCTCGTCGAGGGCATGGCGATCCTGGGCGCGCTCGGCGCGCTGGCCGACCGCGCGTCGGCGTGGGCGATCGTCGTGCTGCCGGTGGCGGCGGCGGGGGTCGTGAAGTTCCACGACGTGCTCAGCGGGTTCCTCCCGCAGCGCGCCCGGCCGGAGCCGCCGGCCGGCGGCGACGCCTGAGCCCGCGCCCCACGACCTGACCCGGACGCGGCCCGACCCGGACACGCGAAACGGCGGCACCCGCCCGCCGGAACGGGCCGGTGCCGCCGTCTCGGCGACTCGGTGGCGCTAGAGCGACGCGGCGCGCTTGGCCATCGCGGACTTGCGGTTGGCCGCCTGGTTGCCGTGGATGACGCCCTTGCTCGCGGCCTTGTCCAGCGCGCGCGACGCGTCGTGCAGCGCGGTCAGCGCGGTGTCGCGGTCGCCCGCCGCCGCGGCCTCGCGGAAGCGCCGGACCGACGTCTTGAGCGACGACTTGACCGCCTTGTTGCGCAGCCGCGCCTTCTCGTTCGTCTTGATCCGCTTGATCTGCGACTTGATGTTCGCCACGCGAGAGCCCTTTGCCGGTGAGGTGAGGTCGTGCGGGCACGCCGGAGCCGGCGCGCCAACCGCCAGAGCCTACCAGCGCGCCGCCGCCCGGCCAACCGCCCGGCCAAGCGCCCGGCCCGACCGCGCGGCCTCAGCCGAGCAGCCGCGCCAGCCACTCCCGCGCCGCGCGGCCGCACGCCGCCTGGTGCGCCCGCAACGTCGGCAGCCCCGGCGGCGGCGGGGCCAGCGCGGCGCGCGTGAAGTAGCCGGCCAGCGCCGCGACGACCGGGAGCACGCGGTCGGCCGGCGCGTCCGGGTACGCCGCCGCCACGAGCTCCTCCGGCGGCGGCCCGCCCTGCGGCACCACCGACGGCGCCATCAGCACGGCGTCGACCCACGCCGCGCCGGCGCACGCCCACGGCCAGTCCACGACCCAGGCGCGGCCGTCGCGGACGAGCACGTTGTCGGCGCGCAGGTCGCTGTGCACGAGGTCGTCGCCCGCGGCGGCGGACGCCCACCCGGCCTCGACCTCAGCCAGCGTGTCCAGCCGCGCGGCCGACCACGCGTCGAGCCCCTCCGGCGGCGCGTCGCGCAGGGCCGCCCACGCCGCGAAGTCGTCCGCGAACTGCTCCGCGATCGGCGTCGCCCGCCCGGCGACGGAGCCGGCCGCCGCCTGCACCGAACGCACCGCCGCCAGCACGGCGTCGAGGTCCGGCCGCCGCCACGGCAGCGGCGGCGTCCCCGCGTCGACGTGCTCGAAGACGAGCACGACCCAGTCGCCGTCGTCGAACGTGCCGAGCAGCGCGGGCAGGGCCGGGTGCTCGGGCAGCCAGGCGTTGACCGCCGCCTCCTGCCGGTAGATCGGCGGCGTGCGCGGGTTCGGGTGCGCGGAGACCGCCTTGACGAACGCCCGCCGCCCGTCCGCCAGCGTCACGGCGGCGGCGACGCCGGGCGAGAAGCCGCCGGCGCAGGTCACGGCCGACACGACCTCGCCGCCGAGCAGCGCGCCGGCCCACGCGCGCGCCGCGTCGGGCACCTCGGCCCACTCCCGCCGCACGCCCTGCCCCAGCAAGCCCGTCACAGGCGGCATCGTCCCGACGCCAGGGACCACGCCGCAACGCCGTTTCCTTGCGCCGCGAGCGCACCCGTGCCAGCGTCCGCCCCGTGATGATCCGCAACGAGCACGTGTTCCGCGACGTGGACGGGTCCGGCGTGGCGCCGGCGCTGGCGCTGTACCTGGAGGCGGTGGCGGCGCGGCCGGAGGTGCGCGCGCTGCACGACCGCGCGGTCGCGCTGCTCGCGCCGCGGCCGGGGGAGCGGATGCTGGAGGTCGGCTGCGGCCTCGGCGCCGACGCCCGCGAGCTGGCGGCGATGGTCGCGCCGGGGGAGGTCGTCGCCACCGACCTCAGCACCGCGATGCTCACCTCCGCCCGTGAGCGCCACGACCCGGCGCTGCCGGTCACCTACGAGCACGCCGACGTGACGGACCTGCCGTACGAGGACGCGTCGTTCGACGTGGTCCGCGTCGAACGCGTCCTCCAGCACGTCGCGGACGTCGAACGCGCCTGCGCGGAGATGGCGCGGGTGCTGCGCCCGGGCGGGCGGCTGCTCGCGGTCGACACCGACTGGGGCTCGTTCGCGCTGGACCTGGCCGAGCGCGACCTCGTCGAGCGCTGCCTGGCGCACGCGTACCGGCGGTTCGTCTCCCCGCGCGCGGCGCTCGGCCTGCGCCGCCACCTGGTGGGCGCGGGGCTCGCCGACGTCAGCATCGAGCCGTTCGCGTTCTGCTACACCAGCGTCGGCGAGGCGGCGACGCTGGTGCCGATGGTCAACGACGGCATCCCGGCGGAGGCCGACTTCGTGCCGGCGGCGGACCGGGAGGCGTGGTTCGCGGCGCTGCGCGCGGCCGACGCGGCGGGTACGTTCACGGTCGGCTGGACGGCCTACCTGGCGGTGGCGCACAAGCGGTAGGCGATTCCGTGGGATGATCGGCGCCGGAATCCCCGACCACGATTGCGACTGGTTCTCGCGTGCCCGCCACCGACCCGCGGCTCATCCGGAACTTCTGCATCATCGCCCACATCGACCACGGCAAGTCGACGCTGGCCGACCGGATGCTGGAGATCACCGGCGTCATCGAGCAGCGCAACATGCGCGCGCAGTACCTCGACCGCATGGACATCGAGCGCGAGCGCGGCATCACCATCAAGGCGCAGAACGTCCGCCTGCCGTGGGCCGTCGACGGCACGACGTACGTGCTCGACCTCATCGACACGCCGGGCCACGTCGACTTCACCTACGAGGTGTCCCGCAGCCTCGCTGCCTGCGAGGGCGCGATCCTGCTGGTCGACGCCGCGCAGGGCATCGAGGCGCAGACGCTCGCAAACCTCTACCTCGCGATCGAGAACGACCTGACGATCGTCCCGGTGCTCAACAAGATCGACCTGCCCGCCGCGCAGCCGGACAAGTACGCCGCGGAGCTGGCGCACATCATCGGCTGCGACCCGGCGGAAGTGCTCCGGGTCAGCGCGAAGACGGGCGAGGGCGTGCGGGAGCTGCTCGACGCGATCGTCGCGCTCGTCCCGCCGCCGGAGGGCAACGCCGACGGCCCGCTGCGGGCGATGATCTTCGACAGCGTCTACGACATCTACCGCGGCGTCATCAGCTACGTCCGCGTCGTCGACGGCACGCTCACGACACGCGAGCGCTGCTTCATGATGTCGACCGGCGCCAGCCACGAGACGCTGGAGGTCGGCGTCATCTCGCCGGAGCCGACGCCGACGGCGAGCCTCGGCGTCGGCGAGGTCGGCTACGTCATCCCGGGCGTCAAGAACGTCCGCCAGGCCCGCGTCGGCGACACCATCACCGCCGCGAGCCGGCAGGCGCACGTCCCGCTGCACGGCTACCGCGACCCGAAGCCGATGGTGTTCTCCGGCCTGTACCCGCTCGACGGCAGCGAGTACCCGGCGCTGCGCGAGGCGTTGGACAAGCTCCAGCTCAACGACGCCGCGCTGGTCTACGAGCCGGAGACGTCGGCGGCGCTGGGGTTCGGGTTCCGCTGCGGCTTCCTCGGCCTGCTGCACCTCGAGATCGTGCGCGAGCGGCTGGAGCGCGAGTTCGGCCTGTCGCTCATCTCGACCGCGCCGAACGTCGTGTACCGCGTCGTCATGGAGAACGCCGAGGAGCTCACCGTCACGAACCCGTCCGAGATGCCGGGCGGCAAGGTGGCCGAGATCCACGAGCCGGTCGTGCGCGCGATGGTGCTGGCGCCCAGCGACTTCGTCGGCACGATCATGGAGCTCTGCCAGGCCCGGCGCGGGACGTTGCTCGGCATGGAGTACCTGTCGGAGAGCCGCGTCGAGCTGCGCTACACGCTGCCGCTCGCCGAGATCATCTTCGACTTCTTCGACGCGCTGAAGAGCCGCACCCGCGGCTACGCGAGCCTCGACTACGAGCCGGCCGGCGAGCAGGTCTCGGACCTGGTGAAGGTCGACATCCTGCTCCAGGGCGAGCCGGTCGACGCGTTCAGCGCGATCGTGCACAAGGAGAAGGCGTACGCGTACGGCGTCTCGATGACGCAGAAGCTGCGCGAGCTGATCCCGCGCCAGCAGTTCGAGGTGCCGATCCAGGCGGCGATCGGGTCGCGGGTCATCGCGCGGGAGAACATCCGCGCGATCCGCAAGGACGTCCTCGCCAAGTGCTACGGCGGTGACATCACCCGCAAGCGCAAGCTGCTGGAGAAGCAGAAGGAAGGCAA
The DNA window shown above is from Mycobacteriales bacterium and carries:
- the holA gene encoding DNA polymerase III subunit delta, with protein sequence MPNDPSPPSPPSGGPPRPAPPPVAPLRGAAPPPAASPRGAASPPAGPPRPAPRADLRLAVPALGAWLAAALAAVHPRLTVATLALVTLAYATVLLRRVPRRHAALGAAALACAAAATLATTARNATRDGPLAALARDRAVVTLDLAVTADPRPLTGRVVGAQRVADTTLVLARAERVRRGPATLALRRPVTVFAPPAGWAARLPGERLRVTGRLRPSLDRDAGPVFEPFGRPVRLRAPSLAARTAGRLRAGLRDAAAVLPAEPRGLLPGLVVGDTTRLDPALREDFRRTGLTHVVAVSGQNVAILLAAVLLAARRIGVGPRTAAVAGAAALAFFVVLARPSPSVLRAAAMGGLGLAATVTGRERAAVRLLAAAVLFLVLLDPALARSLGFALSTAATAGLLLLGPPWRARLARRLPGWLADAVATPLAAQVACAPVLAAAFGRVSLVAVPVNVAAAPAVAPATVAGVAAAALAPLSPALARLAARAGGIPAAWLVRVAHTGSRLPAAQLGVPTGLTGAALTVAALAALAALLRRPRTRRLVATVAAAVTVAGGAAWTLSPGWPPAGWRFVACDVGQGDALVVRTTAGAVLVDAGPDPVAVDRCLRDLGVARFAAVVLTHFHADHVEGLPGALRGRRTPTVAVGPLAEPADERARVATWTAARRVPVRVAALGERWRAGDAAFDVLGPEAPFHGTASDPNNSSLVLRVTLTGLVLLLTGDVEEPAQLALLARGPVGHADVLKVPHHGSARQTAEFLDATGAAAAVVSVGRGNPYGHPAAATLGALAGNGMRTFRTDRDGDVAVTGRTGRVRVTGRRGRGLPPRRDPRAMAFAAAVERRRATAPALWCPVPPSSAPGRPGTARPPSPGPAARAPPRHPPWHHDGVPATTALAPVTLVHGDEELLVSRAVAAVVAAARARDPQVDVRDLPAAAADAATLSDLQTPSLFGELRLLVLRGVQDCADEVRDALLPLVQQPAEDAVLVLVHAGGVKAKKFADAVKAAGAQVVPCAKVDKLGDRLAFVQAEFDAARVEVTAGACRAIVDAVGGDLRELAGACGQLVADTVGTVDERAVARFFRGRADASGFAVADRALEGDVPGSLVELRQALAAGVDPVLVVAALARQLRTVAKVASAGRGRADAVAKDLKLAPWMVDKARRQSRGWAPDSLAAAHAAVAAADGEVKGGGTDPQFAVERAVLAVASSCGMAR
- the rpsT gene encoding 30S ribosomal protein S20; protein product: MANIKSQIKRIKTNEKARLRNKAVKSSLKTSVRRFREAAAAGDRDTALTALHDASRALDKAASKGVIHGNQAANRKSAMAKRAASL
- a CDS encoding glycerol-3-phosphate acyltransferase; the encoded protein is MTLLLAVVAGYLLGAVSPATLLARRAGADLRASGSGNPGATNVGRLLGPRAGVLVAVLDVLKGLLPAAAFGLLAHEAGLLAGLAAMLGHVTSPFLRGRGGKGVATAAGAVLGSHPAWAPLVLLVWLVVTGLSRWVALGSVAAVAGLVVCAVAFRAPGADVAWAAAIALVVLTRHRRNFFSTDRSRARREADPAP
- a CDS encoding ComEA family DNA-binding protein, which encodes MSLRPPDAVRARLAALVTPAPPPEPAEPVEPVGSLRGGRFDPGPRGAAALALVAVLAVAVTAFVVWRGRPRAVSAPPPPAVAVSTVAPAMLVVDVTGAVRRPGLVRVPAGSRVADALAAAGGVRPGAATTGLNLARKVVDGEQLVVGGPASPGAPAAAASGGLVNLNTATADDLDALPGVGPVLAQRIVEWRTQHGSFASVDQLREVSGIGARKLASLRDLVAV
- a CDS encoding DegV family protein produces the protein MVAVVTDSTAYLPAGLAESHGIAVVPLTVTMGERTGREGVDLTPAEFAAWIARPGRRATTSQPSPAAFLDAFAACGSDEVVAVHLSGALSGTVGAADAAGRVSGLSVRVVDSRQTGMGLGFAALAAASAAAAGGSLDAVASAAAEAAARTRTFFYVDTLEHLRRGGRIGAAAALVGTALSVKPLLHIADGAIAPLEKVRTAAKAIARLEELAVAEAGSGPCCVAVHHLASADRATALLDRLRSRLPTLRESYLSEVGAVVGAHTGPGMLAVVVHRP
- the leuS gene encoding leucine--tRNA ligase; translation: MSDEYDVHAAEAKWQERWAAAGLHTAGGPDDPRPRKYVLDMFPYPSGDLHMGHAEAWAVGDVIARYWALRGYNVLHPVGWDSFGLPAENAAIKRGLDPKEWTYANIEVQAESFRKYAISFDWSTRLHTSDPEYYRWTQWLFLRLWEKGLAYRKASPVNWCPNDQTVLANEQVIQGRCERCDGLVTKRKLTQWFFRITDYADRLLDDMAQLEGHWPDRVLLMQRNWIGRSTGAEVAFRVEGRDEPVTVFTTRPDTLYGATFFVVAADSELAAELAGEGNAAFEAYVEQVRQASEIERLATDRPKTGVFLDRYAVNPVNGERIPVWAADYVLAEYGTGAIMAVPAHDQRDLDFAKAMGLPVRVVVDTGGEDPAETGIATSGDGRLVNSGPYDGLTKDEAIERITSDLAARSEGRSAVNYRLRDWLVSRQRYWGPPVPIVHCPSCGEVGVPDDALPVELPPSSEVDFAPKGESPLASATSWRDVPCPSCGGPAQRDADTMDTFVDSSWYFLRYCSPRYEDGPWDPAAVARWAPVDNYVGGVTHAILHLLYARFVTKALYDMGLVTFTEPFKALLNQGMVVMNGSAMSKSRGNLVSLQSELAAHGVDAVRTTMIFAGPPEDDIDWADVSPAGVGKWLARVWRLAGEVGSAPTASPDDDGLRRVTHQTVGALTQLVEGGRFNVGVARLMELTNALRRSVDGSGVTPAAREAAKALAVMLSLFAPYTAEEAWERLGGKGSVQTQPWPAFDAALAAEETVTCVVQVNGKVRERLTVPPDVDEEALRSMALATDAVVKALAGGSPRTVVVRPPKLVNVVV
- a CDS encoding methyltransferase domain-containing protein gives rise to the protein MIRNEHVFRDVDGSGVAPALALYLEAVAARPEVRALHDRAVALLAPRPGERMLEVGCGLGADARELAAMVAPGEVVATDLSTAMLTSARERHDPALPVTYEHADVTDLPYEDASFDVVRVERVLQHVADVERACAEMARVLRPGGRLLAVDTDWGSFALDLAERDLVERCLAHAYRRFVSPRAALGLRRHLVGAGLADVSIEPFAFCYTSVGEAATLVPMVNDGIPAEADFVPAADREAWFAALRAADAAGTFTVGWTAYLAVAHKR